The proteins below come from a single Acidobacteriota bacterium genomic window:
- a CDS encoding DNA repair helicase XPB has translation MSQYAPENPLIVQGDHTILVEVASPRYGEVRDRLQAFAELVKSPEHVHTYRITPLSIWNACAAEISPRWIADTLREFAKYPVPDHVLHEVSEYASRFGRLKLRRSEGDLLLWADEPALAEEISRHRLAGPLLGQRLTPLSFSVDPALRGRLKQALVKAGFPAQDLAGYLRGDELRLRLREHTLQGRPFSLRDYQQRAARAFHAGGRVEGGSGVVVLPCGAGKTIVAMGVMAELQCSTLILTTGITASRQWMEEILDKTTLQEHQIGEYSGHNKEVRPITVATYNIMTYRRPGEDQDFLHLGLFDRRNWGLIIYDEVHLLPAPVFQVTASLQARRRLGLTATLVREDGREDDVFALIGPKKADVPWRELEAQGWIAAAACCELRVPLPPGERMKYAMADPRAKARVAAENPRKLPLVRRIMRRHEGQPTLIIGTYVDQLRSLGEDLDIPVLTGATPQSRRDQYYRNFKSGRLKALAVSKIANFSVDLPDAAVAIQISGTFGSRQEEAQRLGRVLRPKPGANQAHFYSLVSRDTIEQSFALKRQLFLCEQGYQYRIEDLSDDLQPRALSTQGRPS, from the coding sequence ATGAGCCAGTACGCGCCGGAGAATCCGCTTATCGTGCAGGGCGATCACACCATCCTCGTGGAGGTGGCCTCGCCCCGTTACGGCGAAGTGCGCGACCGCTTGCAGGCCTTTGCCGAACTGGTCAAGTCCCCGGAGCACGTGCACACCTACCGCATCACGCCGCTTTCCATCTGGAACGCCTGCGCCGCCGAAATCTCGCCCCGGTGGATCGCCGATACGCTGCGGGAATTCGCCAAGTATCCGGTTCCCGACCATGTGCTGCACGAAGTCTCCGAGTACGCCTCCCGCTTCGGACGCCTCAAGCTGCGGCGCTCGGAGGGCGATCTGCTGTTGTGGGCCGACGAGCCTGCCCTGGCCGAGGAGATCAGCCGTCACCGCCTGGCCGGTCCTTTGCTGGGCCAACGCCTGACGCCGCTCTCCTTCAGCGTCGACCCGGCCCTTCGCGGACGCCTCAAGCAGGCCCTGGTCAAAGCCGGTTTCCCCGCTCAGGATCTGGCCGGATACCTGCGCGGCGACGAACTTCGCCTGCGCCTGCGCGAGCACACCTTGCAGGGGCGGCCCTTCAGCTTGCGCGATTACCAGCAGCGGGCGGCGCGCGCCTTTCACGCCGGCGGACGGGTGGAGGGCGGCTCGGGCGTTGTAGTGCTGCCTTGCGGCGCCGGCAAGACCATCGTGGCCATGGGAGTGATGGCCGAGCTGCAATGCTCGACACTCATCCTCACCACGGGAATCACCGCCTCACGCCAGTGGATGGAGGAAATCCTCGACAAGACCACCCTGCAGGAACACCAGATCGGGGAGTACTCGGGACACAATAAAGAGGTGCGGCCCATCACGGTCGCCACCTACAACATCATGACCTATCGGCGGCCCGGTGAAGACCAGGACTTCCTCCACCTGGGCCTCTTCGACCGCCGCAACTGGGGACTCATCATCTATGACGAGGTCCACCTGCTGCCGGCGCCCGTCTTTCAGGTCACCGCCTCGCTGCAAGCCCGCCGCCGCCTGGGACTGACGGCCACGCTAGTGCGCGAGGACGGACGCGAAGACGATGTCTTTGCGCTGATCGGACCCAAGAAAGCCGACGTCCCCTGGCGCGAGCTTGAAGCCCAGGGCTGGATCGCGGCGGCGGCCTGCTGCGAATTGCGCGTCCCCCTGCCGCCCGGCGAGCGCATGAAATACGCCATGGCCGATCCGCGCGCCAAGGCCCGGGTGGCGGCCGAGAATCCCCGCAAGCTTCCCCTGGTGCGGCGCATCATGCGCCGCCACGAAGGCCAGCCCACCCTGATCATCGGCACCTACGTCGACCAGTTGCGCAGCCTGGGCGAAGACCTGGACATCCCCGTCCTCACGGGAGCCACGCCCCAGTCCCGCCGCGACCAGTACTACCGGAACTTCAAGAGCGGACGCCTTAAGGCCCTGGCCGTCTCGAAGATCGCCAACTTCTCGGTCGATCTGCCCGACGCTGCGGTGGCCATTCAGATCTCCGGCACCTTCGGCTCGCGCCAGGAAGAGGCCCAGCGTTTGGGACGCGTATTGCGTCCGAAGCCAGGCGCCAACCAGGCTCATTTTTATTCGCTGGTATCGCGCGATACCATCGAGCAAAGCTTCGCCCTCAAGCGCCAGCTCTTTCTCTGCGAGCAGGGATACCAGTACCGCATCGAGGACTTGTCGGACGACCTCCAGCCCCGGGCGCTCTCAACCCAAGGCCGGCCCTCATGA
- a CDS encoding aminoacyl-histidine dipeptidase: protein MTFVSEFEPQELWRHFDHILTIPRGSKNEDRMRRYVIKVAEKRGLQYKEDEAGNVVVYKPGQNGGEQAATTILQAHLDMVNEKNSDVDHDFDKDPIVPQQDGEFLKARGTTLGSDNGIGVAAMLALLESDTVAHGPLELLFTIDEETGLTGATRLADGMLHGRQLLNLDSEEEGILTIGCAGGADSKLTLGLKTEPVRGKALQVSMSGLKGGHSGVDIHLQRGNAVQLLARALFAASLKTPIRLAAFQGGNLHNAIPRESSATLVVADAGQLDAVRGELEHELKNIQSEFHAADPGLQFSLAGTETPERAWSEDTTRRVLSLVTALPHGVLAMSQDIEGLVETSTNLAAVRRSNGRLDVLMSSRSSVASALAALRRRIRAAALLAGAQVEEGDGYPGWEPDVDSHLLEVVKRLHKEVLGFEPEVSAVHAGLECGIIGEKYPGMDMISFGPTIQYPHSPDERVKIDTVANFYRLLSATLEALGRE from the coding sequence GGACCGGATGCGCCGCTACGTCATCAAAGTGGCCGAGAAGCGGGGGCTGCAGTACAAAGAGGACGAGGCCGGAAACGTCGTCGTCTATAAACCGGGCCAGAATGGGGGCGAGCAGGCCGCCACGACCATCCTGCAGGCCCACCTCGACATGGTCAACGAAAAGAACTCAGACGTCGACCATGACTTCGACAAGGATCCCATCGTTCCTCAGCAGGACGGCGAATTCCTGAAGGCCAGGGGAACCACCCTGGGCTCCGACAACGGAATCGGCGTGGCCGCCATGCTGGCGCTGCTGGAAAGCGACACGGTGGCCCACGGCCCTTTGGAACTGCTCTTCACCATCGACGAGGAAACCGGACTGACCGGCGCTACCCGCTTGGCCGACGGAATGCTTCACGGCCGGCAACTGCTTAACCTCGACTCCGAAGAAGAAGGCATCCTCACCATCGGCTGCGCCGGGGGAGCCGACAGCAAGCTGACGCTGGGACTGAAGACGGAGCCGGTGCGAGGGAAGGCCCTGCAGGTTTCGATGTCAGGGCTCAAGGGAGGACATTCCGGTGTCGACATCCACCTGCAGCGGGGCAACGCCGTGCAGTTGTTGGCCCGGGCCCTCTTCGCGGCGTCGCTCAAGACGCCCATCCGCCTGGCCGCTTTTCAAGGAGGCAATCTGCACAACGCTATTCCCCGCGAGTCCTCGGCTACACTTGTCGTTGCAGACGCGGGCCAGTTGGACGCAGTAAGAGGCGAACTGGAGCATGAGCTCAAGAACATCCAGAGCGAGTTCCATGCGGCCGACCCGGGTTTGCAGTTCTCGCTGGCTGGAACAGAGACGCCCGAGCGGGCTTGGAGCGAGGACACCACCCGCAGGGTGCTCAGCCTCGTCACAGCCCTTCCTCACGGCGTGCTGGCCATGAGCCAGGACATCGAGGGACTGGTGGAGACCAGCACCAATCTGGCGGCAGTGCGCAGATCCAACGGAAGGCTGGACGTCCTCATGTCGAGCCGCAGTTCGGTGGCCTCAGCCTTGGCCGCCCTGCGCCGGCGCATCCGGGCGGCGGCACTGCTGGCCGGCGCACAGGTGGAAGAAGGCGACGGCTATCCCGGTTGGGAACCGGATGTTGACTCGCACCTGCTGGAGGTAGTCAAGCGGCTGCATAAAGAAGTGCTGGGTTTCGAACCGGAAGTGAGCGCGGTGCACGCAGGGCTGGAGTGCGGGATTATCGGCGAGAAATATCCGGGCATGGATATGATCTCCTTCGGCCCCACCATCCAGTATCCCCACTCGCCGGATGAGCGCGTAAAGATCGATACGGTGGCTAATTTCTATCGGCTGCTGAGTGCCACACTGGAGGCCTTGGGTAGGGAGTGA
- a CDS encoding DUF3341 domain-containing protein — protein sequence MLPQAHAHDEPEAEDRSGQELQRAAAQEGADPEGEGSWGLVAEFADPSALKSACAKVREAGYKVWDAHTPFPVHGLERAMGLRRSLVPYAVLVLGLGGAAAGMLLQWWVSVEAYPLVISGKPFFSWPAFVPIMFECGVLGGALGAILGFLHFSRLPRHNHALFESERFEGVSDDKFFISIESEDPQFDRRTTTAFLKKTGATYVEAVPEPA from the coding sequence GTGCTGCCGCAGGCTCATGCCCATGACGAACCCGAGGCCGAGGACCGCAGCGGCCAGGAGTTGCAGCGGGCGGCCGCCCAGGAGGGAGCCGACCCGGAGGGCGAGGGATCGTGGGGGCTGGTGGCTGAGTTCGCCGATCCTTCGGCTCTCAAGAGCGCCTGCGCCAAGGTCCGCGAGGCCGGCTATAAGGTATGGGACGCTCACACGCCCTTCCCCGTCCACGGGCTGGAGCGCGCCATGGGATTGCGCCGTTCGCTGGTGCCCTACGCCGTGCTGGTGTTGGGCCTTGGAGGAGCGGCCGCAGGCATGCTGCTGCAATGGTGGGTCAGCGTAGAGGCTTATCCGCTGGTTATTTCGGGCAAGCCGTTTTTCAGTTGGCCGGCATTCGTCCCCATCATGTTCGAATGCGGGGTGTTGGGCGGAGCCTTGGGCGCCATCCTGGGATTCCTGCACTTCTCGCGCCTGCCCCGTCACAACCATGCACTCTTTGAATCAGAGCGCTTTGAAGGGGTCAGCGACGACAAGTTCTTCATCTCCATCGAATCAGAAGATCCGCAGTTCGACCGCCGCACCACCACGGCGTTCTTGAAGAAGACAGGCGCCACCTATGTGGAAGCCGTCCCCGAGCCGGCCTAG